A window of Ipomoea triloba cultivar NCNSP0323 chromosome 2, ASM357664v1 contains these coding sequences:
- the LOC116005510 gene encoding ribosome production factor 1, whose amino-acid sequence MGEKRRRNNGGDKGDDGEASTSIDTKRENQKMKESLLPSSIKNKEKRSAVHAKLKQEKKLEKRKKAKAREAAEKRALELGEELPPKKIPRTIENTREADETVCKPDDEELFASNDVDEFSAVLRKDQVPKILITTSRLKSTRGPAFITELLSVIPNAHYYKRGTYDLKKIVEYAKGRDFTSIIVVHTNRWEPDALLIVGLPDGPTAHFKLSRLVLRKDLKNHGNPTSHIPELVLANFTTRLGHRIGRMIQSLFPQDPNFKGRRVVTFHNQRDFIFFRHHRYIFETKQGKQDSQGKKGKENKDQTDPQEKVVARLQECGPRFTLKLISLQHGTFDTKGGEYEWVHKPEMDTSRRRFFL is encoded by the exons ATGGGGGAAAAACGGAGGAGGAACAATGGCGGCGATAAGGGGGACGACGGAGAAGCTAGCACTTCCATTGATACCAAAAGAGAGAACCAAAAAATGAAGGAATCTCTGCTGCCATCCTCGATAAAGAACAAGGAAAAAAGATCTGCTGTCCATGCGAAGCTCAAACAGGAGAAGAAGCTAGAGAAGCGCAAGAAGGCTAAAGCTCGCGAAGCTGCTGAAAAAAGGGCTCTGGAGCTCGGTGAAGAG CTTCCTCCTAAGAAGATCCCCCGCACTATAGAGAATACCAGGGAGGCTGATGAGACTGTCTGCAAACCTGATGATGAAGAG CTCTTTGCTAGCAATGATGTGGATGAATTTAGTGCTGTGCTCAGGAAAGATCAAGTTCCTAAGATTTTGATCACAACGTCCCGATTGAAATCCACA AGGGGGCCTGCATTTATTACTGAATTGCTCTCTGTTATTCCTAATGCTCACTACTACAAGCGAGGGACATATGACCTAAAAAAG ATTGTTGAATATGCAAAAGGAAGGGATTTTACTTCCATTATCGTTGTACACACTAATCGTTGGGAACCAG ATGCTCTACTCATCGTAGGGCTACCTGATGGTCCTACAGCTCATTTTAAGCTCTCAAGACTTGTCCTACGGAAGGATCTCAAG AATCATGGAAATCCAACTAGTCACATACCAGAGCTAGTTTTGGCCAACTTCACTACGCGTTTGGGGCATCGAATAGGGAG GATGATTCAATCACTTTTTCCACAAGATCCCAATTTCAAAGGCCGGAGAGTTGTAACATTTCACAACCAGcgtgattttatttttttccgcCATCATCG TTATATATTTGAGACAAAGCAAGGCAAACAGGACTCACAAGGGAAAAAAGGCAAAGAGAATAAAGACCAGACTGACCCCCAGGAAAAAGTTGTTGCTCGTCTTCAG GAATGTGGTCCACGTTTTACGTTAAAATTAATTAGCCTCCAGCATGGCACCTTTGATACAAAGGGTGGGGAATATGAATGGGTTCATAAG CCGGAGATGGATACCAGTCGTCGGAGGTTTTTCTTGTGA
- the LOC116009682 gene encoding (-)-isopiperitenol/(-)-carveol dehydrogenase, mitochondrial-like, which yields MENGHESKGNETMSTSNSSMKRLQDKVVIVTGGASGIGEATARLFADHGTRAVVIADIQDEKGVAVAESIGLDKCSFVKCDVSEEEQVKAMVDWTVQKYGRLDVMFSNAGTAAPSDQKILDLDFSDFDRVFRVNARGTAVCVKHAARAMVEGRVRGSIICTASMAATRGGVRRTDYIMSKHAVLGLVRSACLQLGAHGIRVNCVSPSATPTPLILANPEDASSYVENVYGPLTSLKGITSDVKHVANAVLFLASDESAFISGHDLVVDGGLICIAVPGPGSS from the coding sequence ATGGAAAACGGGCATGAATCAAAGGGGAATGAGACAATGAGCACATCAAATTCTTCCATGAAAAGGCTCCAAGACAAAGTTGTGATAGTCACCGGCGGTGCTAGCGGCATCGGGGAAGCGACCGCTCGCCTTTTCGCCGATCACGGCACACGCGCCGTCGTCATCGCCGACATCCAGGACGAGAAGGGCGTCGCAGTGGCGGAGTCCATCGGCCTCGACAAGTGCAGCTTCGTAAAGTGCGACGTTAGCGAGGAGGAGCAAGTGAAGGCCATGGTAGATTGGACGGTCCAAAAGTACGGCCGGCTAGACGTCATGTTCAGCAACGCCGGCACGGCGGCCCCCTCGGACCAGAAAATCCTCGACCTCGACTTCTCCGACTTCGACCGCGTTTTCCGCGTCAACGCGCGGGGCACGGCGGTGTGCGTCAAGCACGCGGCGCGTGCGATGGTGGAGGGCCGCGTGAGGGGCAGCATCATCTGCACGGCCAGCATGGCCGCCACGCGCGGCGGGGTGCGGCGGACGGACTACATCATGTCGAAGCACGCCGTTCTTGGGCTGGTCCGGTCGGCGTGCCTGCAATTGGGGGCCCACGGGATCAGGGTCAACTGTGTGTCGCCGTCGGCGACTCCAACTCCATTGATTCTTGCCAATCCCGAAGACGCTTCGAGCTACGTGGAGAATGTTTATGGGCCGCTGACTAGCCTGAAAGGTATAACATCAGATGTGAAGCACGTGGCTAACGCCGTCCTATTTCTGGCTTCCGACGAATCGGCGTTTATCAGCGGCCATGATTTGGTGGTGGACGGTGGTCTGATTTGTATAGCGGTCCCCGGTCCTGGCAGTAGTTGA